From the Carya illinoinensis cultivar Pawnee chromosome 4, C.illinoinensisPawnee_v1, whole genome shotgun sequence genome, one window contains:
- the LOC122306389 gene encoding uncharacterized protein LOC122306389 — protein sequence MANLYKRKIAENMDCHICKLVPETGVHVLWNCEAAKSVWGQGCIKIQKMAGKRSSFREIWSQMVKNLKKEDLAEAAIIARLIWFRRNTLIHENSFTPLGLIIQAAKMEMKNFKEAMKKPQSSPRCTSGQTFNLWKKPPEGSYKLNWSAGIDKATARVGFGAIIRDPNGQVIGTLRQQDL from the coding sequence ATGGCAAACTTGTACAAAAGGAAAATAGCTGAGAACATGGACTGCCATATATGCAAACTGGTACCAGAAACTGGAGTTCATGTGCTATGGAACTGTGAGGCTGCAAAGAGTGTATGGGGACAGGGTTGTATCAAAATTCAGAAGATGGCAGGGAAAAGATCCTCATTCAGGGAGATTTGGAGTCAGATGGTAAAGAACCTAAAGAAAGAAGATCTTGCAGAAGCAGCAATTATAGCCAGACTGATTTGGTTCAGAAGGAACACCTTGATCCATGAAAATTCCTTCACCCCTCTAGGTCTAATTATTCAAGCAGCTAAAATGGAAATGAAGAACTTCAAGGAAGCTATGAAGAAGCCACAATCCAGTCCAAGATGCACCTCAGGCCAAACATTCAATTTATGGAAGAAGCCACCAGAGGGTTCATATAAACTTAACTGGAGTGCGGGAATTGACAAAGCAACAGCTAGAGTGGGATTTGGAGCAATTATAAGAGATCCTAATGGCCAGGTGATTGGAACTCTTAGGCAACAAGACCTTTAA